A part of SAR202 cluster bacterium genomic DNA contains:
- a CDS encoding acyl dehydratase: MDIPNLIKGPMTQAHIMRWSASQENWHRIHYDHPFSLDHEKLPNVLINGSWKQQIMCQLVKDWVGLEGWLWKISFQHRSMNVPGDLITTWGKVTDKYEKDGMGIVELEIGLRNQDNVEACPGKATAVLPIKGGNKIPYPFQRPS; encoded by the coding sequence ATGGATATTCCAAATCTTATTAAGGGTCCAATGACGCAAGCTCATATAATGAGGTGGAGCGCCTCTCAGGAAAACTGGCACCGTATACATTATGATCATCCCTTTTCTTTAGACCATGAAAAACTTCCAAATGTATTAATTAATGGCAGTTGGAAGCAACAAATTATGTGCCAATTAGTCAAAGACTGGGTAGGTTTAGAAGGTTGGTTGTGGAAAATTAGTTTTCAGCATAGATCTATGAATGTTCCTGGAGACTTGATTACAACTTGGGGGAAAGTCACAGATAAATACGAAAAAGACGGTATGGGAATTGTAGAATTAGAAATAGGGTTAAGAAATCAAGATAATGTAGAAGCATGTCCAGGTAAAGCTACCGCAGTTTTACCAATTAAGGGCGGTAATAAAATTCCTTATCCATTTCAACGCCCATCCTAA